In the genome of Pirellulales bacterium, the window TGTGCGTTCCTAACCCCCTTGATGGCTGCATTCAGCAGCCCGCCGAAATTCTGCCAACTTTGGTTCGTCTGCGCCTGCGTGGGTTTGTTGTTGGTCAGTCCGAGTCCGGTGTATGTCACCCCCTGGTAAAGAATTCGCCCGCCGACCGCCGCCGCGCCTGAACTGCCGGTTTGCCACAACATACCGTCTGTCGTTTCGTTGCCGATTTGGACGATATTGGGCATGACTCCGGAGGAATAAAACGAGTTCAACGTGCTTTCCGTATAAATTGTGACATCGCTTTCCAAGGTGGACAGCGAAGCATCGCTGCTCCATGCGGAAGGTTTGGCCTGGTGGCCGGGGTCGGCCCAAGTGTCGGAGTAATGAAAATCCAGCAAGAGCTTGGCGTCGGGATCGTCGGTTTTGATCTGTTGGGCCAAGGCGATATCGTACGAAGTGGTTTGGATGGCCCCAGCGTTAGAATTGGTGTAGGTGGTTGCCGGATTCACAAAGATTCTGAGGCGGAACAAATTGGCGCCAGCGTCGTACATGATTTGATCCATGGGCAATTGCACCGGCGTGCCAGAGCTGTTATCGGTGAACTTCACGCCTTCCTGCTGCATGAAGGTCTCCAAAGAGATGTCGGCCCCGGTGTAGAAGGGGTAGGCGGCAAAGGCAGCGTTTGCGAAAGCGCACAGCGCTGAGCATAAGAAAAGCCGCCACACGATCCGGGTGCGCGTACCGCGGCGCAACCATGCTTTGGTGGCTTGGCTGCAATGAAAGTCTGGGCGCACAAAACGTGCAAGCATTTGTTGCCTCACTCCGCCCCGAACCTCACGAAATCTCCCCGTCAAGTCTGGCAACTCCCCAAACGCTGCCAGTGTTTTGAAATACGGCTTTGCCCAACGCTATGATGCAACCGCATTATTTTGCGGCAACATTCGAATCGAGCGGTATGGAATACTTGTCCGCCAAATAAGCCGTGGTGTCGGCCAATTCGCTGGGTGAAAGCGCTTTATTGTAAATAAGCAATTCGGCCAGATCGCCTTGGAAGAAAAGCTCTTTCCAGGCGTGCCGGCCGATGATTTTTCGAGAAGTAATAGCTTGCGGAGCAAAAGCCCGAGCTTCGCCGGAATCGCGCCCATTGATCGACAACACGGCGCGACCGTGCGTGTAATCGTACAAATACGAAACGACGACGGGCAATTCCGCGCCGACTTGGCGGGTGTCGACCCGGCCTGATTCCACAATTGCGCTGCCGACGAAGCCGGCAAACACTTGACCAGTCAGCAACGTGGGCTTGAACTCTTCGGCCAACAGGGGCTCGCCAATTTGCAGCACGCCGGGATGCAGCGTGTTGCTGAGAAAGCCATTTGCTTCGCGGCTGGGCGGACCATCGTAATTAAGAATTTGGCCACCCCAACGGCGATTTTTGTCGTAAGCGTTGGGGGAAAACTGGCAGACGCAAAAGACCGTTTGATCGTCGGTGGTTTCCAGCGGTGTGGTAACGATGTAATTGGATTTGCCGTCGAACCGAACAGCGGGATGGCCATTCAAAGCATTGGGAACGAAGGTGGGGCGAGCCGATTCGTCGATTTGAGTGGCATCTTCGGCGGAACGATTATCGCCGTAAAGTATGTCGGGCCAGGTGACCACGCGATGATTGGCATCCGTTTGAACATCGGCATCAGCAGCCAGCCAGAGCGCCAACTTGCTAGGGACCAAGCTTTTGGGGGGCGCTTCGGCGGTGCGACGAACGGCGATCAACCGGGCGAATTGTTCTTTGTCAAAGGCGATGTCGCTGGATTCGCCGCCGGGCGATTGAAACTCCACTGCTTTGTCTGCTGTGACATGGATGACATCGGTGTGGTCCGTCGCTTCTTTTTTCTCCTGGCTGCACAACACTTCGCCTTCGAACACGTGCAATTCGGTGCGGCCGTTGGAACCGACCGAGACGCCGAAGGCCGTGCCCAAATCGACAAAATCGACTCCGGGCGAGCGAATGGCGAACGAAAATGCACGGTGTGGCACATGGGCGGTGATTTTCCCTGATTTCAACACACCCATCATCTGGCTTTCGGCCACAAAATCGCACGGCCCTTGCAGAACCACTTCCGCACCGCATTCGAACGTCAGCTTTACCATCCCCGATTTCAAGGCAACGTGGCTGCCTTTGCAGAACAATTGCCCGGGATGAAACGCCGGGCCACGTGGATCCCAAACGGCGTCGACGGCTTGCGTGAGTGTGGCCACTACATTGTT includes:
- a CDS encoding LamG-like jellyroll fold domain-containing protein, which gives rise to MSDESELDLLLSRYLDGSVNADELAQLESRLISDEQFAQHFSRWCLLHRQISELFTESVLHEIMNQFIQGSPALPKKALSQLTAANKQTAGPMKLAFSDERRSRANSPLLFWRRWSVLGVAAAVLLAVSLWIFQQRSNSWLSEVPTARDVDVNNVVATLTQAVDAVWDPRGPAFHPGQLFCKGSHVALKSGMVKLTFECGAEVVLQGPCDFVAESQMMGVLKSGKITAHVPHRAFSFAIRSPGVDFVDLGTAFGVSVGSNGRTELHVFEGEVLCSQEKKEATDHTDVIHVTADKAVEFQSPGGESSDIAFDKEQFARLIAVRRTAEAPPKSLVPSKLALWLAADADVQTDANHRVVTWPDILYGDNRSAEDATQIDESARPTFVPNALNGHPAVRFDGKSNYIVTTPLETTDDQTVFCVCQFSPNAYDKNRRWGGQILNYDGPPSREANGFLSNTLHPGVLQIGEPLLAEEFKPTLLTGQVFAGFVGSAIVESGRVDTRQVGAELPVVVSYLYDYTHGRAVLSINGRDSGEARAFAPQAITSRKIIGRHAWKELFFQGDLAELLIYNKALSPSELADTTAYLADKYSIPLDSNVAAK